The Linepithema humile isolate Giens D197 chromosome 2, Lhum_UNIL_v1.0, whole genome shotgun sequence genome has a segment encoding these proteins:
- the LOC136998154 gene encoding uncharacterized protein gives MGELNDHVESLKQPNFPVDQENGNQNITSVLSLQCIESLPVKSNIEFQEIERTLQDKQIFHDVATELSKMGGSNLRIIVKKVMCRILTPEIGREYSWEGHKENLIFKDLILAKLVLKSVRLTTMKSHVNITDDEIINVIKIWLVKAKLKTKQPVQPNEANRSTCDSEH, from the exons ATGGGAGAATTAAATGACCACGTAGAATCATTAAAGCAGCCTAATTTTCCCGTTGATCAAGAAAATGGTAATCAAAATATCACAAGTGTACTCTCATTACAATGCATTGAAAGTTTGCCAGTGAAATCAAACATCGAGTTTCAAGAAATTGAGAGAACTTTACaagataaacaaatattccATGACGTG GCTACAGAATTGTCAAAAATGGGCGGTAGTAATCTACGAATCATTGTCAAGAAAGTGATGTGTCGAATTTTAACACCCGAAATTGGAAGAGAATATAGCTGGGAGGGGCATAAGGAAAACCTGATTTTTAAGGATTTAATTTTGGCGAAATTAGTCCTTA AATCCGTCAGACTCACCACAATGAAAAGTCATGTAAATATAACAGATGATGAAATTATCAAcgtcattaaaatttggttgGTAAAAgccaaattaaaaacaaaacaacCAGTACAGCCAAATGAAGCTAATCGTTCAACGTGTGATAGCgaacattaa